The stretch of DNA CGGTGACGTGGCTCTGTGCGATGCTCTCGCCACCCAGCGAGCCGCGCCCGCCGAAGACGAACCGGCCCTGCTCGTTGAAGCGGAAATAGAGCAAGAGCCGGCGGTTATCGGAGATCACATGCCCCTCGGGCAGGATCGAGCGTTGCAATTCGGTCGGCAGCGGCGGCGTTGCGATCTGGATCGACTGCACCGGCAAGATGCTGCGCCTGAGTTCGGGAATGACATCGGTCGAATAGGCGCCGGTTGCGACCACCACTTGCCTTGCAACCACGGCGCCGGATGCCGTTGCCACGCGCCAGAATTGGCCTTCTCTGGCGATGGCAGTCACCGCCGATCCGGTATGGACCCGCGCGCCCTGGCGGATGGCAGCAGCCGCAAGGCCGCGCGCGAAGGATAAGGGATTGAGCGCCGCGCCACGAGGATCGAGATAGCCGGCCGCATAGATCGGCGCGCCGATCAGGCGGGCCATCTCATCCCGATCCACCAGCCGCACCGGCAATCCGCGCGCCTGCCACTGTCGCGTACGGCTCTCCATGGCTGGAATGCCGCGCGTGCCAGCAATCCCTAATATCCAGCCATTGCGGCGATAGGCGCAGGCAATCTTATGCCGGCTGATGAGGCTGTCGACGAGGTCACCCGCCTGTGCGCCAAGCCTGCTCATCCGCTCGCCCAGATCCTCACCGAGACGAGCGATCAGGGTCTCGGGATCATCCTTGAAACAGGGAATGACCTGCCCGCCATTGCGGCCCGAGGCACCCCAGCCTGCCTCCTGCGCCTCCAACAGCACGGTATCGACGCCAGATTCCGCGAGGTGAAGGGCACAGGAGAGGCCGCAAAAGCCGCCGCCCACCACGGCAACATCTGCCCGGGCCTCGCCGGCCAGTGCAATCGTGGCCGGCTCAGGCTCCGCGGTGGCGGCCCACAGGGAAGACGGTTCGACACGTCCGGATGAGGAATTGACCATGAGCGGCTCTGCGGCGGGAGGGATGTATGGAGAGCCATTCAAGCACGGCTATGATGTCTAAGGAATATTTCTCTCGGCCACGGTTCAGCCGGTTCGGATGAAAAGCGACTCACGCGGTGGGAACGGTGCCGCCATCGATCACATATTCGGTGCCGGTTATGGCGGCGGCGCGATCAGAGGCAAGGAAGGCGATCAGGTTGGCAACCTCCTCCGGCTTCGATGGCCGGCCAATCGGGATACCGCCGAGCGCATCCATGATGATCTGCTTGCCGCCTGCGTAATCCGTGCCGGCCTCCTTCGCGAGTCGCTCCGCCAGCCGCACCGAGGCTTCGGTTTCGATCCAGCCGGGTGAGACACGCACGACACGCACCCCCTTGGGCGAGACCTCCTTCGACAGGCTCTTGCTGTAGGTTGAGAGCGCAGCCTTCGCGGCGGCATAAGCAGTCGTTGCCTCGGGCAACGGCAGCTCGCGCTGGATGGAGGTGACATGAACAATGACACCGCCGCCCTGCGCCACCATCGCCGGCACGAGCGCCCGGTCAAGCCGGACGGCAGCCATTAGATTGAGGTCAAGCTCCTTCGCCCATTCCGCATCGCTCAGCGCCGCGAAGCCGCCGGCGGGGGCGGAAGACCCGCCGAGCATGTGAACGATGATGTCAACCCCGCCCAGGCGCTCTCGCGTCGCTGCCGCGAGGGTGGCGCAGCCTTCCGGTGTCGTCAGATCGACGGCGACGAACATTTCCTCGGAGAGCGTCTCTGGCCGGGACCGGGCTGCGGTCAGAACGCGTGCCCCGAGTTCGCGGAACAGGGCCACGGTAGCGGCGCCCGCGCCGCGCGTGCCGGAGGTGATGAGCGCACGCTTGCCTTCGAGCGTAAGGAAGGTGCTCATGCGCCGATCTCCTGAGCTGTGTGGATAGTCTCCCGACCGGTAAGGGACTTGACCTTGAAATCGGGCTCGATCGGTAAAAGCAGGATCATCGCGCTGTTCCCATAGTCGCACTGCATCTGTGCGTCCGAAATAAGCCTGGATACTTGTCTCGATAAGCGGGATAAATTGGGATGCGGAATTGCGAAAATCGGAACAATGTATCGGCCTAATTTGAATGACCTCGACGCGGTCATCGCTATCGTGCGCAGAGGATCGTTTCGCGCAGCAGCGCTCGATCTCGGCCTGTCCACGACCGCTCTCAGCAATGCAATCGGCAAGCTTGAGGCGAGCCTTGGTGTCCGCCTGTTCAATCGCACCACGCGCAGTGTCTCGCTGACCGATGCCGGACGCGTCTTTGTGGAACAGGTTGGCCCGGCATTGCAGGACATTCACGGCGCAATGGAGGCGGTGCGATCGCGCCAGGCAACCCCATCGGGAACGCTCAGCATCAATGCTTTCGCCACCGCGGCGCGCGAGATTCTCTCGCCACTCGTGCTTGAGTTTCTCCGCCGCTATCCGCAGGTCCATATCGACCTCGTCACGGAGGGGCGGCTCGTCGACATCGTCGCTGAAGGGTTCGACCTTGGCGTGCGTGTCGCCGATCTCGTGCCCAGCGACATGATCGCCGTGTCCCTTGGGCAGCCGCAACGCTATGCCGTGGTAGGCTCGCCCGCCTATTTTGAGAAGCATCGCAGGCCTCGTGTCCCGCCCGACCTTCTCAACCATCAATGCATCCGCGTCCGTCTCCCGAATGGCGCGCTCTATCGCTGGCAATTCGAGAAAGACGGCAAGTCAGCTCAGATCGACGTAACCGGGCCCATCACGTTGGACGAAGCCAGTCTCGCCCGCACCGCCGTGATCGAGGGTATCGGTCTCGGCTTCTTCATGGAGCAGAACGTGCTTGCCGATATCAAGGCAGGCCGGCTCGTTCGCGTACTGGAGGACTGGACACCGCCCTTTGCCGGGCTCTGCCTCTATTATCCCGGAAGACGAAATCCGTCCGCCGCGCTCAAGGCGTTCATCGCTCTGGCCCGAGAACTCGGTGGACGAAGGGACAGCCCTTCCGCTAACGCAAATTGATGAGGATGCTCTGCTGGGCGATATCGAGCTTGCATCGAAACCGACAAGCGACAGCATCGAGAGCATTCGAGCGAAGTGGATCTGGCAATTCGGGGAACATCGGAGACGCCTGGTGGCGCCACCATCGCAGAACATCACCGTGATTGGAGCTGGGATTGTCGGCTTGGCAAGTGCTGTTGCGCTTCGCCGGGAGGGTTATCAGGTCACGATCATTGACCGGCTGCCTCCTGGAGAGGCGTGCTCATTTGGCAATTCCGGCGGTATGCCGCGCAATCATGCCTTTCCCATGGCCATGCCGGGTATCGCGTGGAAGGTCCCCTCCTATCTGGCCGACCCGCAAGGGCCTCTGGCGATTCGCTGGCGATCACTGCCGCGCCTCACACCCTTCCTCGCGCGCTTTGTCCGCTCCAGTATGCGGGATCGATTTCTGCCGATCCTCGATCAGCTCAGTGTGATGATGCAGCAGAGTCACGCGGAATGGACGCGTCTGATTGAGGATGCAGGACTTGAGCCGCTTGTCTCTGAGGACGGCGCCCTCACGCTTTATCGCACGAAGGCTGATCGAGACCTGGCCTGGACCACTTGGCAGCTTTTGGCTGATCGGGGCGCAGACCTTCGCACGCTCGATGGGGATCAGTTGCGTGATTTCGAACCCGCCGTTCCGCGAGGATACGAGTTTGCGGTATTCGAACCCGATTACCGCCGAACTCTGGATCCTCATGGTATCTGTCTTGGGCTGGCCCGGTATTTCGAGAGGCTCGGCGGTGAGCTCAGGCGGGAGACCGTGAGCGAAGTGGTTCCGGCCGACCAGGGCAGGTTCCACGTTCGCACCAACAAAGAAGACCAATGCACTGATTATGTCGTCATTGCCGCCGGAGCCTGGTCGGCGCGGTTTGCAGCCGCGTTTGGGGATGCAGTCCCGCTAGAGGCTGCGCGCGGCTATCATGCGACAATACCGCGGTTCACACCGATGCCGAAGCGGCCTTTGTTCATCTCGGACAAGAAGATGTCGCTCAATCCCATGGCTGCAGGGCTTCGGACCGGTGGGAATATCGAGTTTTCCGGACTGGAGAGCCAGCCGGACTATTCGCGGCCATCCCGGCAGTTGGATGTCGTGCGCACCCTCTATCCCGAGGCAGAAATCAGTCGACATACGAAATGGGCAGGCGATCGTCCGATGATGCCGGATTCACTGCCAGTGATCGGCACCTCGCAACGCCATCCTCACGTGATCTACGCGTTCGGCCACGGTCAGTATGGCTTGGCGCTCGCGGCTGTGACCGGCCGGCTGGTGGCGGAGATCGTTGGCGCACGCACACCAGTTGTCGATATTCATCCGCTCAGACCGGACCGATTCTAGTTAGGTCAGCCGGTATCCCCCGTCGATATCGAGCACAGTGGCAGTCGCATAGGCATTTTCCATCAGGAACAGAATACCCCCGGCAATCTCTTCGG from Rhodoligotrophos sp. CJ14 encodes:
- a CDS encoding SDR family oxidoreductase translates to MSTFLTLEGKRALITSGTRGAGAATVALFRELGARVLTAARSRPETLSEEMFVAVDLTTPEGCATLAAATRERLGGVDIIVHMLGGSSAPAGGFAALSDAEWAKELDLNLMAAVRLDRALVPAMVAQGGGVIVHVTSIQRELPLPEATTAYAAAKAALSTYSKSLSKEVSPKGVRVVRVSPGWIETEASVRLAERLAKEAGTDYAGGKQIIMDALGGIPIGRPSKPEEVANLIAFLASDRAAAITGTEYVIDGGTVPTA
- a CDS encoding NAD(P)/FAD-dependent oxidoreductase — encoded protein: MVNSSSGRVEPSSLWAATAEPEPATIALAGEARADVAVVGGGFCGLSCALHLAESGVDTVLLEAQEAGWGASGRNGGQVIPCFKDDPETLIARLGEDLGERMSRLGAQAGDLVDSLISRHKIACAYRRNGWILGIAGTRGIPAMESRTRQWQARGLPVRLVDRDEMARLIGAPIYAAGYLDPRGAALNPLSFARGLAAAAIRQGARVHTGSAVTAIAREGQFWRVATASGAVVARQVVVATGAYSTDVIPELRRSILPVQSIQIATPPLPTELQRSILPEGHVISDNRRLLLYFRFNEQGRFVFGGRGSLGGESIAQSHVTALADTMRRSFPQLGAVGYDHVWAGQVDITPGRRLRVHEPSPGLITVIGFSGRGVAIAPAVGKAIAEAVVAGTLKDLPLPVTPMRPVPLHGLRLPAMSLAAQCFRLLDRLDAR
- a CDS encoding NAD(P)/FAD-dependent oxidoreductase — encoded protein: MAPPSQNITVIGAGIVGLASAVALRREGYQVTIIDRLPPGEACSFGNSGGMPRNHAFPMAMPGIAWKVPSYLADPQGPLAIRWRSLPRLTPFLARFVRSSMRDRFLPILDQLSVMMQQSHAEWTRLIEDAGLEPLVSEDGALTLYRTKADRDLAWTTWQLLADRGADLRTLDGDQLRDFEPAVPRGYEFAVFEPDYRRTLDPHGICLGLARYFERLGGELRRETVSEVVPADQGRFHVRTNKEDQCTDYVVIAAGAWSARFAAAFGDAVPLEAARGYHATIPRFTPMPKRPLFISDKKMSLNPMAAGLRTGGNIEFSGLESQPDYSRPSRQLDVVRTLYPEAEISRHTKWAGDRPMMPDSLPVIGTSQRHPHVIYAFGHGQYGLALAAVTGRLVAEIVGARTPVVDIHPLRPDRF
- a CDS encoding LysR family transcriptional regulator — its product is MYRPNLNDLDAVIAIVRRGSFRAAALDLGLSTTALSNAIGKLEASLGVRLFNRTTRSVSLTDAGRVFVEQVGPALQDIHGAMEAVRSRQATPSGTLSINAFATAAREILSPLVLEFLRRYPQVHIDLVTEGRLVDIVAEGFDLGVRVADLVPSDMIAVSLGQPQRYAVVGSPAYFEKHRRPRVPPDLLNHQCIRVRLPNGALYRWQFEKDGKSAQIDVTGPITLDEASLARTAVIEGIGLGFFMEQNVLADIKAGRLVRVLEDWTPPFAGLCLYYPGRRNPSAALKAFIALARELGGRRDSPSANAN